A window of the Pseudodesulfovibrio hydrargyri genome harbors these coding sequences:
- a CDS encoding 6-pyruvoyl trahydropterin synthase family protein, with translation MHSLKVDSGHLNFSAAHFITFAGKCERLHGHNYAVEVQLEGGLTGDGYVYDFVELKRTVKTLCDTLDHRFLLPTGNGQFTVTRADGEVEIRVRDRRYVFPERDVLDLPVANITAEYLAQYLAGELFKTLSGCDNISSVQVGVEEAPGQAARFRIETGRQG, from the coding sequence ATGCACAGTTTGAAAGTCGACAGCGGGCACCTGAACTTCAGCGCGGCCCATTTCATCACCTTTGCGGGCAAGTGCGAACGGCTGCACGGGCACAACTACGCGGTGGAGGTCCAGCTCGAGGGCGGACTGACCGGCGACGGCTACGTCTACGACTTCGTTGAGCTCAAGCGCACGGTCAAGACGCTGTGCGACACCCTGGACCACCGGTTTCTGCTGCCCACGGGCAACGGCCAGTTCACGGTCACGCGCGCGGACGGCGAGGTGGAAATCCGCGTCCGGGACCGGCGCTACGTCTTCCCGGAACGGGACGTCCTCGATCTGCCCGTGGCCAACATCACCGCCGAATACCTGGCCCAGTACCTGGCCGGGGAGCTGTTCAAGACCCTGTCCGGGTGCGACAACATCTCATCCGTGCAGGTGGGCGTGGAAGAGGCCCCGGGCCAGGCGGCCCGTTTCCGCATTGAGACCGGACGCCAGGGATAG